The Bubalus bubalis isolate 160015118507 breed Murrah chromosome 16, NDDB_SH_1, whole genome shotgun sequence genome window below encodes:
- the RPL27A gene encoding 60S ribosomal protein L27a: MPSRLRKTRKLRGHVSHGHGRIGKHRKHPGGRGNAGGMHHHRINFDKYHPGYFGKVGMRHYHLKRNQSFCPTVNLDKLWTLVSEQTRVNAAKNKTGAAPIIDVVRSGYYKVLGKGKLPKQPVIVKAKFFSRRAEEKIKGVGGACVLVA, translated from the exons ATG CCATCCAGACTAAGGAAGACCCGGAAACTTAGGGGCCACGTGAGCCACGGCCACGGCCGCATCG GCAAACACCGGAAACACCCGGGAGGCCGAGGTAATGCTGGTGGCATGCATCATCACAGGATCAACTTCGACAAATA TCACCCAGGATACTTTGGGAAAGTTGGTATGAGGCATTACCACTtaaagaggaaccagagtttcTGCCCGACTGTCAACCTTGATAAATTGTGGACCTTGGTTAGTGAGCAGACACGAGTAAATGCTGCCAAGAACAAGACAGGAGCTGCTCCTATCATTGATGTGGTGCGATCA GGTTACTACAAAGTTCTGGGGAAAGGAAAGCTCCCAAAGCAGCCTGTCATCGTGAAGGCCAAATTCTTCAGCAGAAGAGCTGAGGAGAAGATTAAGGGTGTAGGTGGGGCTTGTGTCCTGGTGGCTTGA